The following proteins are encoded in a genomic region of Acidobacteriota bacterium:
- the mqnC gene encoding dehypoxanthine futalosine cyclase, whose protein sequence is MSREDGLVLFREATLLEAGGAADAVRRRLHPPGRVTYQVDRNINYTNVCIYRCAFCAFYRPAGDAEGYVLSFEEIGKKVEETIALGGTGILLQGGVHAELPFSFYEDLLSFLRERHPRVHRHAFSAPEIHFLAKKEKTGVADVLARLQKAGMQSLPGGGAEILEDEVRKRIWALTKAPTEKWAEVHRAAHRLGMPTTATMMFGVGETHEQRLHHLDVVRRTQDGSLAEGGESFTAFIPWTFQEENTALDGKVETAGGADYLRTLAIARLYLDNVPHVQGSWLTQGAKIGSVAAAFGADDLGSIMIEENVVAAAGSHNRMAGEGAMRALIEGSGFTPVKRGSVYERCRDACCRELPDLRS, encoded by the coding sequence CTGTCGCGGGAAGACGGCCTCGTGCTCTTCCGCGAGGCGACGCTGCTCGAGGCGGGCGGCGCGGCCGACGCCGTGCGCCGCCGCCTCCACCCGCCGGGCCGCGTCACGTACCAGGTGGACCGGAACATCAACTACACGAACGTCTGCATCTACCGCTGCGCGTTCTGCGCGTTCTATCGACCGGCGGGGGACGCAGAGGGTTACGTCCTCTCCTTCGAGGAGATCGGGAAGAAAGTCGAGGAGACGATCGCCCTCGGCGGCACGGGCATCCTCCTGCAGGGCGGCGTCCATGCGGAGCTGCCGTTCTCGTTCTACGAGGACCTGCTTTCGTTTCTCCGGGAGAGACATCCGCGCGTTCACCGGCACGCGTTCTCGGCGCCCGAGATCCACTTCCTCGCGAAGAAAGAGAAGACGGGGGTCGCCGACGTGCTCGCGCGCCTCCAGAAGGCGGGCATGCAGTCGCTTCCGGGCGGCGGCGCCGAGATCCTCGAGGACGAGGTGCGTAAACGCATCTGGGCGCTCACGAAGGCTCCGACGGAGAAGTGGGCGGAGGTTCACCGCGCCGCGCACCGCCTCGGGATGCCGACGACCGCGACGATGATGTTCGGGGTCGGCGAGACCCACGAGCAGCGCCTCCACCACCTCGACGTCGTGCGCAGAACGCAGGACGGGTCCCTCGCCGAGGGCGGCGAGAGCTTCACGGCGTTCATCCCCTGGACGTTCCAGGAGGAGAATACCGCCCTCGACGGCAAGGTCGAGACGGCGGGCGGCGCGGACTACCTCCGGACGCTCGCGATCGCGCGGCTCTATCTCGACAACGTTCCGCACGTGCAGGGCTCGTGGCTCACGCAGGGCGCGAAGATCGGCAGCGTCGCCGCTGCGTTCGGCGCGGACGACCTCGGCTCGATCATGATCGAGGAGAACGTCGTCGCGGCCGCCGGCTCGCACAACCGGATGGCGGGCGAAGGCGCCATGCGCGCCCTCATCGAGGGCTCGGGCTTCACGCCGGTCAAGCGCGGCTCGGTCTACGAGCGCTGCCGAGACGCCTGCTGCCGGGAGCTGCCCGATCTGCGGTCATAA
- a CDS encoding cation:proton antiporter, which translates to MWEGTFLRDLAVVLAASFPVLFLCRRLKLPQVVGFLVTGVAIGPHALGWVREARRVESLAEFGVALILLFVGLEFPIRRLKALGRTSFVGGSLQMALTAAAGFALARLIGASSNEAVFLGLLVSVSSTAVVLPILKQRDELAAPYGRRFLAVALFQDLAVIPILLFLPALVSGSGPGAAAVAGRVVLAIAGVALLVAVARQAAPRLLDAVARMGSRETFTGAVVVLVLAMVAAGEKAGVSAAMGAFAAGIVLGESDHVHEVAATLAPLHDLLSSLFFVSVGMLLEPAFLVSHPFEVGAGVLVLVAVKSVAAFAALRAAGTVPRTAARAALALANVGEFSFVLATTGAALGLLTGDARQTVVAATVGTLVLAPFLVAAGPALAVRLPEAVEAAGEAGGKPRARHIVVVGAGLNGTNVARVLQETGIPHVLVDIDPERIADARREGLDALRADATGPEGLGAAGVARALGLVVTIPDPDACRRVVRLCRMQAPTVRILVRTRYVKEVETLRAPRRRRGHPGGVRDVDRARRARPQAPARAGKRRRDADPPPARRGVPAPARPAVEGGGRAPPRGARRGGDERALPRAARRRGGRPAPPGAGSRRRARRGAGRPPRRRPARAAARGLPPRRGRHARPRRGARRPRTRPRTPRGNGRAAPGCGLTPRPKRRRLIPAWGWPERA; encoded by the coding sequence ATGTGGGAAGGGACGTTTCTACGCGACCTCGCCGTCGTCCTCGCGGCGTCGTTTCCCGTCCTCTTCCTCTGCCGGCGCCTGAAGCTCCCGCAGGTCGTCGGGTTCCTCGTCACGGGCGTCGCAATCGGCCCGCACGCGCTCGGCTGGGTGCGCGAGGCGCGCCGCGTCGAGTCCCTCGCCGAGTTCGGCGTCGCCCTGATCCTCCTCTTCGTCGGCCTCGAGTTTCCGATCCGGCGGCTGAAGGCGCTCGGCCGGACGTCCTTCGTCGGCGGCTCGCTCCAGATGGCGCTGACGGCCGCGGCGGGGTTCGCCCTCGCGCGCCTCATCGGGGCGTCCTCGAACGAGGCCGTCTTCCTCGGCCTCCTCGTCTCCGTTTCCTCGACGGCCGTCGTCCTGCCGATCCTCAAGCAGCGCGACGAGCTCGCGGCGCCCTACGGCCGGCGCTTCCTCGCGGTCGCCCTCTTCCAGGACCTCGCCGTCATCCCGATTCTTCTCTTCCTGCCCGCGCTCGTCTCGGGAAGCGGGCCGGGGGCCGCGGCCGTCGCCGGCCGCGTCGTCCTCGCGATCGCGGGCGTCGCGCTCCTCGTCGCGGTCGCGCGGCAGGCGGCCCCGCGTCTCCTCGACGCCGTCGCGCGGATGGGCAGCCGCGAGACGTTCACGGGCGCCGTCGTCGTCCTCGTCCTCGCGATGGTCGCGGCGGGCGAGAAGGCCGGCGTCTCGGCCGCGATGGGCGCGTTCGCGGCGGGAATCGTCCTCGGGGAGAGCGACCACGTGCACGAGGTCGCGGCCACGCTCGCGCCGCTCCACGACCTCCTTTCGAGTCTCTTCTTCGTCTCCGTCGGGATGCTGCTCGAGCCGGCGTTTCTCGTGTCCCACCCCTTCGAGGTCGGCGCGGGCGTCCTCGTCCTCGTCGCCGTCAAGTCGGTGGCCGCGTTCGCCGCGCTGCGGGCGGCGGGAACCGTGCCGCGCACGGCCGCGCGCGCCGCGCTCGCGCTCGCGAACGTCGGGGAGTTCTCGTTCGTCCTCGCGACGACGGGCGCCGCGCTCGGGCTCCTGACGGGCGACGCGCGCCAGACCGTCGTCGCGGCGACGGTGGGGACGCTCGTTCTCGCGCCGTTCCTCGTCGCGGCGGGCCCCGCGCTCGCCGTGCGCCTCCCGGAGGCCGTGGAAGCCGCGGGCGAGGCCGGGGGAAAGCCGCGCGCACGGCACATCGTCGTCGTGGGCGCCGGGCTCAACGGCACGAACGTCGCGCGCGTCCTCCAGGAGACCGGCATCCCGCACGTTCTCGTGGACATCGACCCCGAGCGCATCGCGGACGCGCGGCGGGAGGGGCTGGACGCCCTGCGGGCCGACGCGACGGGTCCGGAGGGGCTGGGCGCCGCCGGCGTCGCGCGGGCCCTCGGCCTCGTCGTCACGATCCCCGACCCCGACGCCTGCCGGCGGGTCGTGAGGCTCTGCCGCATGCAGGCGCCGACGGTTCGCATTCTCGTGCGGACGCGCTACGTGAAGGAGGTCGAGACGCTGCGCGCGCCTCGGCGCCGACGAGGTCATCCCGGAGGAGTTCGAGACGTCGATCGAGCTCGTCGCGCGCGTCCTCAGGCTCCTGCACGTGCCGGGAAACGTCGTCGCGACGCAGATCCGCCTCCTGCGCGACGAGGCGTACCGGCGCCTGCGCGACCCGCAGTCGAAGGCGGCGGGCGGGCGCCGCCTCGCGGCGCTCGTCGCGGCGGGGACGAGCGAGCTCTTCCTCGTGCTGCCCGACGCCGCGGCGGACGGCCGGCTCCTCCCGGAGCTGGATCTCGCCGCCGCGCACGTCGCGGTGCCGGCCGTCCTCCGCGACGGCGTCCCGCACGCGCCGCCGCCCGAGGACTTCCGCCTCGCCGCGGGCGACACGCTCGTCCTCGTCGGGGCGCACGAAGACCTCGCACGCGTCCTCGCACGCCTCGAGGCAACGGCCGCGCCGCCCCCGGATGCGGGTTGACTCCGCGCCCGAAGCGGCGCAGATTGATCCCAGCCTGGGGGTGGCCCGAGAGGGCCTGA
- a CDS encoding ATP-binding protein, translated as MRRVVLTGGECTGKTTLARALAARWRTTWAAEAAREVALARDGVLGPEDVPVIARMHVRLADAAERAAGEAGPPIVFFDQDLFSTAVYARHYYGDCPHWIERLAAERRGDLYLLCAPDLPWESDGVRDRPAAREEIHALFAAALSAAGARIAHVTGLGAAREAGAAAAVTDLAPS; from the coding sequence ATGCGCCGCGTCGTCCTGACCGGGGGCGAGTGCACGGGCAAGACGACGCTCGCGCGGGCGCTCGCCGCGCGGTGGCGGACGACGTGGGCGGCCGAGGCCGCGCGCGAGGTGGCGCTCGCCCGCGACGGCGTCCTCGGCCCGGAGGACGTGCCCGTGATCGCGCGGATGCACGTGCGGCTCGCGGACGCGGCGGAGCGCGCGGCGGGGGAGGCGGGCCCGCCCATCGTTTTCTTCGACCAGGACCTCTTCTCGACGGCCGTCTACGCGCGGCACTACTACGGGGATTGCCCGCACTGGATCGAGCGCCTGGCCGCCGAGCGCCGCGGCGATCTCTATCTCCTCTGCGCGCCGGACCTGCCGTGGGAGTCCGACGGCGTGCGCGACCGCCCGGCGGCGCGCGAGGAGATCCACGCGCTCTTCGCGGCCGCTCTCTCCGCGGCCGGCGCGCGTATCGCGCACGTGACGGGACTCGGGGCTGCGCGCGAGGCGGGCGCCGCCGCGGCCGTCACGGATCTCGCCCCATCCTGA
- a CDS encoding polyphosphate kinase 2 family protein — protein sequence MSKIGRFVHPYRVTSGKGFRLKDHDPRDTAHLKEGKKKAKELLAQSVKMLADLQDKLYAQDRWGVLLVFQAMDAAGKDGTIKHVMSGVNPQGCQVFSFKAPSPEELDHDFLWRTTKCLPEQGRIGIFNRSYYEEVLVVRVHPEFLAKQKIPPRLVTKKIWKERFESIADMEKHLARNGMVVLKFFLNVSRKEQKRRFLERLDLPEKNWKFSEADAKERQLWKEYMACYEDAIRATAKPWAPWYVVPADNKWFTRLVVAGAIIDAMEGLGLRYPEVDDAKKKELAATRKLLQTE from the coding sequence ATGTCGAAAATCGGCCGATTCGTCCACCCATACCGCGTGACGAGCGGGAAGGGCTTCCGCCTGAAGGACCACGACCCGCGCGACACGGCACACCTGAAAGAGGGCAAGAAGAAGGCCAAGGAGCTGCTTGCCCAGAGCGTGAAGATGCTCGCCGACCTGCAGGACAAGCTCTACGCGCAGGACCGGTGGGGCGTCCTCCTCGTCTTCCAGGCGATGGACGCCGCGGGGAAGGACGGGACGATCAAGCACGTGATGTCGGGCGTGAACCCGCAGGGCTGCCAGGTCTTCTCGTTCAAGGCGCCGTCCCCCGAGGAGCTCGACCACGACTTCCTCTGGCGGACGACGAAGTGCCTGCCCGAGCAGGGCCGCATCGGGATCTTCAACCGCTCGTACTACGAGGAGGTCCTCGTGGTGCGCGTCCACCCCGAGTTCCTCGCGAAGCAGAAGATCCCGCCACGCCTCGTCACGAAGAAGATCTGGAAGGAGCGGTTCGAGAGCATCGCGGACATGGAGAAGCATCTCGCGCGCAACGGGATGGTCGTCCTCAAATTCTTCCTGAACGTCTCGCGCAAGGAGCAGAAGCGACGCTTCCTCGAGCGCCTCGACCTGCCCGAAAAGAACTGGAAGTTCTCGGAGGCGGACGCGAAGGAGCGCCAGCTCTGGAAGGAGTACATGGCGTGCTACGAGGACGCGATCCGCGCGACGGCGAAGCCGTGGGCGCCCTGGTACGTCGTCCCGGCGGACAACAAGTGGTTCACGCGGCTCGTCGTGGCGGGCGCGATCATCGACGCGATGGAGGGGCTCGGCCTCCGCTATCCGGAGGTCGACGACGCGAAGAAGAAGGAGCTCGCGGCGACGCGCAAGCTCCTCCAGACTGAATAG
- a CDS encoding efflux RND transporter periplasmic adaptor subunit translates to MPVPIELVGQTKGSQDVEIRARVEGYLDSVKFTEGTFVTKGTPLYQIDPKPFEATLAAAKADLANARARHQKSSNDVARYEPLAAQKAISQQELDNALSARDAAKAQVDAGTAAVDKATLDLGYCSIAAPLDGIVGTTKVKAGNLVGRGESTLLTTVSKVDPILFRAGISEAEYLRIAKRVQETDQKGKKAEVTLILADGTVLPETGRVEAIEREVDATTGTLAVQFTFPNPNRLVRPGQYGRALLVVETKAGALLVPQRAVQELQNLYSVATVGADGKVAFKSVKVGPRVEGLWVIEEGLKAGETVVVEGLQRIREGMTVTTKPAAAMPGSPEAKEPAAEAKAKAK, encoded by the coding sequence GTGCCCGTCCCCATCGAGCTCGTCGGCCAGACGAAGGGATCGCAGGACGTCGAGATCCGCGCGCGCGTCGAGGGCTACCTCGACTCGGTCAAGTTCACCGAGGGAACGTTCGTCACGAAGGGGACGCCGCTCTACCAGATCGATCCGAAGCCCTTCGAGGCCACCCTCGCGGCCGCGAAAGCCGACCTCGCCAACGCACGGGCGCGGCACCAGAAGTCCAGCAACGACGTGGCCCGGTACGAGCCGCTCGCCGCGCAGAAGGCGATCAGCCAGCAGGAGCTGGACAACGCCCTCTCCGCCCGGGACGCGGCCAAGGCCCAGGTGGACGCCGGGACCGCGGCCGTGGACAAGGCGACGCTCGACCTCGGCTATTGCTCGATCGCGGCGCCCCTCGACGGGATCGTCGGGACCACGAAGGTCAAGGCGGGCAACCTCGTCGGCAGGGGCGAAAGCACGCTGCTGACGACCGTGTCGAAGGTCGACCCGATCCTGTTCCGCGCCGGGATCAGCGAGGCCGAGTACCTCCGGATCGCGAAGCGGGTCCAGGAGACGGACCAGAAAGGCAAGAAGGCCGAGGTCACGCTGATCCTCGCCGACGGCACCGTCCTTCCCGAGACCGGCCGCGTCGAGGCGATCGAGCGGGAGGTGGACGCCACGACCGGCACCCTCGCGGTGCAGTTCACGTTCCCGAACCCGAACCGCCTCGTGCGCCCCGGCCAGTACGGGCGCGCGCTCCTCGTCGTCGAGACGAAGGCGGGAGCGCTCCTCGTGCCTCAGCGCGCCGTGCAGGAGCTGCAGAACCTGTACAGCGTCGCGACCGTCGGCGCGGACGGCAAGGTCGCCTTCAAGAGCGTCAAGGTCGGTCCCCGAGTGGAGGGCCTCTGGGTGATCGAGGAGGGCCTGAAGGCCGGAGAAACGGTCGTCGTCGAGGGCCTGCAGCGCATTCGCGAGGGCATGACGGTGACCACGAAGCCCGCGGCCGCGATGCCCGGCAGCCCTGAAGCGAAGGAGCCGGCTGCCGAGGCGAAGGCAAAGGCAAAGTAA
- a CDS encoding glycosyltransferase family 2 protein, with product MPPAGELLVSVVMPCLNEAETVARCVAEARAALAKSGLEGEVLVADNGSTDGSQALAGAAGARVVDVPGRGYGAALAGGFAAARGTYVVMGDADLSYDFGAVPDFVKALEAGADLVMGSRFAGHIEDGAMPPLHRWLGNPVLSGLGRLFFRTPVSDFHCGLRGFRRAALETLDLRTTGMEYASEMVVKAALFGLTIREIPVTLRKDGRSRPPHLDTWRDGWRHLRFLLLYSPRWLFLVPGLLLALGGAALILWLLPGPRVAFGATWDVHSILGGAAMILVGAQAVFFGACAKIFGITEGLLPKDPFLESLFDRWITLETGLAVSVLALLAGAGLVGHVVSAWSAAGFHDLAYGTTMRWMIPGVLFLVLGAEGVFGSFLLSLLGVKRC from the coding sequence ATGCCGCCCGCCGGAGAGCTCCTCGTTTCCGTGGTGATGCCGTGCCTGAACGAGGCCGAGACGGTCGCGCGCTGCGTCGCGGAGGCGCGTGCCGCGCTCGCGAAGAGCGGCCTCGAGGGCGAAGTGCTCGTCGCCGACAACGGCTCGACGGACGGGTCGCAGGCGCTCGCCGGGGCGGCCGGCGCGCGCGTCGTGGACGTGCCGGGGCGAGGCTACGGCGCGGCGCTCGCGGGCGGGTTCGCGGCCGCGCGCGGAACGTACGTCGTGATGGGCGACGCCGATCTTTCCTACGACTTCGGCGCCGTGCCGGACTTCGTGAAGGCTCTCGAGGCGGGCGCGGACCTCGTCATGGGCTCGCGCTTCGCCGGGCACATCGAGGACGGCGCCATGCCGCCGCTCCACCGCTGGCTCGGCAACCCGGTCCTCTCCGGCCTCGGGCGCCTCTTCTTCCGGACGCCGGTTTCGGACTTCCACTGCGGCCTGCGGGGCTTCCGCCGCGCCGCGCTCGAGACACTCGATCTCCGGACGACCGGCATGGAGTACGCGAGCGAGATGGTCGTCAAGGCGGCTCTCTTCGGCCTCACGATCCGCGAGATTCCCGTCACGCTCCGCAAGGACGGCCGGTCGCGCCCGCCGCACCTCGACACCTGGCGGGACGGCTGGCGCCACCTGCGCTTCCTGCTTCTGTACTCGCCGCGCTGGCTCTTCCTCGTGCCGGGTCTGCTTCTCGCGCTCGGCGGCGCGGCGCTGATTCTCTGGCTGCTGCCGGGGCCGCGTGTCGCATTCGGCGCGACTTGGGACGTCCACTCGATCCTCGGGGGCGCCGCGATGATCCTCGTCGGGGCGCAGGCCGTGTTCTTCGGCGCCTGCGCGAAGATCTTCGGCATCACCGAGGGCCTCCTCCCGAAGGATCCCTTCCTCGAGTCCCTGTTCGACCGGTGGATCACGCTCGAGACGGGCCTCGCCGTGTCGGTCCTCGCGCTCCTCGCCGGCGCGGGCCTCGTGGGCCACGTCGTGTCGGCGTGGAGCGCCGCGGGCTTCCACGACCTCGCGTACGGCACGACGATGCGCTGGATGATCCCGGGCGTCCTCTTCCTCGTGCTCGGCGCCGAGGGCGTCTTCGGATCGTTCCTGCTCTCGCTCCTCGGCGTCAAGCGCTGCTAG
- a CDS encoding TonB-dependent receptor: protein MDSGTFRTLCFTLLVWPAALRAADPAPTPVPTPARTENVVVQAIRGEDEAPVTKTDLDRPALVEKAWGQELPVLLQDTPSVTQYSETGSGQGYAYFTLRGLPQTRVNMTFDGVPLNEPEDSAVYTADFGNLSLNLASVQVQRGVGTSTFGAAAFAGSVNLESLDATREKGLSVSLGGGSFGTAQANAVWNTGTFGNGWRLSLRPSWQTTDGFREHSGAQQDSLFFTAVRDFETSSLRISGFVGEERIQQAFYAVEPEILERDLAYNPMSPDERDHFHEYLATAQWTLALGDDASLSLQPYAVGAGGWYRLYSDAARTNLQEYGLSWLFGGGIATYTRKLGALRLTLGANGNAYESTHTQDGENGVRNYTNHGTKSELSGFVKLLGDFGAWHPFLDAQVRHAGFGYEGDVGETSKSWTFFNPKAGVRVDLSKTASAYLSVGRTEREPGRSDLLYGEDNASVLPDLSAVKPESVWDVELGAEWKTKSLLFRMNLYDMEFRDEIAATGELSAIGQPLRQNVDESFRRGIELEASWQALEALRISGSASASWNRISTWTQFYDVYDANGDYAGATSRTYHDVAPVATPPFVATLGAETTALRGLTIGATGRYVAASWLDNTNTAGLEAPRTFQLDAALVVDLARWIPAGRPRLKVQVNNVLDNRRLWPRGYSYLYANRDAAGAETLAGIPYYYPLATRSAYVSLDMGF, encoded by the coding sequence ATGGATTCCGGGACGTTTCGAACCCTTTGCTTCACGCTTCTCGTGTGGCCAGCCGCCCTGCGCGCCGCGGACCCGGCGCCGACTCCCGTCCCCACGCCGGCGCGCACGGAGAACGTGGTCGTGCAGGCGATCCGCGGCGAGGACGAGGCGCCCGTCACGAAGACGGACCTCGACCGGCCGGCGCTCGTCGAGAAAGCCTGGGGGCAGGAGCTGCCCGTCCTCCTCCAGGACACGCCCTCCGTCACGCAGTACTCCGAGACGGGCTCGGGGCAGGGCTACGCGTACTTCACGCTGCGCGGCCTCCCGCAGACGCGCGTGAACATGACGTTCGACGGCGTGCCGCTGAACGAGCCCGAGGACTCCGCCGTCTACACGGCCGACTTCGGGAACCTCTCTCTCAACCTCGCGAGCGTCCAGGTCCAGCGCGGCGTCGGGACGTCGACGTTCGGCGCGGCTGCGTTCGCGGGCTCCGTGAACCTCGAGAGCCTCGACGCGACGCGCGAGAAGGGCCTCTCCGTCTCCCTCGGCGGAGGCTCCTTCGGGACGGCGCAGGCGAACGCCGTCTGGAACACCGGGACGTTCGGCAACGGCTGGCGGCTCTCGCTGCGGCCGTCCTGGCAGACGACGGACGGCTTCCGCGAGCACTCGGGCGCGCAGCAGGACAGCCTCTTCTTCACCGCCGTCCGCGACTTCGAGACCTCGAGCCTCCGCATCTCGGGCTTCGTCGGCGAGGAGCGCATCCAGCAGGCGTTCTACGCGGTCGAGCCGGAGATTCTCGAGCGGGACCTCGCATACAACCCCATGTCGCCCGACGAGCGCGACCACTTCCACGAATACCTCGCGACGGCGCAGTGGACGCTCGCGCTCGGCGACGATGCCAGCCTTTCGCTTCAACCGTACGCCGTCGGCGCGGGCGGCTGGTACCGGCTCTACTCCGACGCCGCGCGCACGAACCTGCAGGAGTACGGGCTCTCGTGGCTCTTCGGCGGCGGGATCGCAACCTACACGCGGAAGCTCGGCGCGCTGCGCCTGACGCTCGGCGCGAACGGGAACGCCTACGAGTCCACGCACACGCAGGACGGCGAGAACGGAGTCCGCAACTACACGAACCACGGCACGAAGAGCGAGCTGAGCGGGTTCGTGAAGCTGCTGGGCGACTTCGGCGCGTGGCATCCGTTCCTCGACGCGCAGGTGCGCCACGCCGGGTTCGGCTACGAGGGGGACGTCGGCGAGACGTCGAAGAGCTGGACGTTCTTCAACCCGAAGGCGGGCGTGCGCGTCGATCTCTCGAAGACCGCGAGCGCGTACCTCTCCGTGGGCCGGACGGAGCGCGAGCCCGGCCGGAGCGACCTCCTCTACGGGGAAGACAACGCGTCCGTTCTCCCGGACCTCTCCGCCGTGAAACCCGAGAGCGTCTGGGACGTCGAGCTCGGCGCCGAGTGGAAGACGAAAAGCCTGCTCTTCAGAATGAACCTCTACGACATGGAGTTCCGCGACGAGATCGCGGCGACGGGGGAGCTGTCGGCGATCGGCCAGCCGCTCCGGCAGAACGTGGACGAGAGCTTCCGCCGCGGCATCGAGCTCGAGGCCTCCTGGCAGGCGCTCGAGGCGCTGCGGATCTCGGGTTCCGCGAGCGCGAGCTGGAACCGGATTTCGACGTGGACCCAGTTCTACGACGTGTACGACGCGAACGGCGATTACGCGGGCGCGACGAGCCGGACGTACCACGACGTCGCGCCCGTCGCGACGCCGCCGTTCGTCGCGACGCTCGGCGCCGAGACGACGGCGCTGCGCGGCTTGACGATCGGCGCGACCGGCCGTTACGTCGCGGCCTCGTGGCTGGACAACACGAACACCGCAGGGCTCGAGGCACCAAGGACGTTTCAGCTGGACGCGGCGCTCGTCGTGGACCTCGCGCGCTGGATTCCGGCGGGAAGGCCGCGGCTCAAGGTGCAGGTCAACAACGTCCTCGACAACCGGCGGCTGTGGCCGCGCGGTTACTCGTATCTCTACGCGAACCGTGACGCCGCCGGCGCCGAGACGCTCGCGGGCATCCCGTACTACTACCCGCTCGCGACGCGCAGCGCGTACGTGTCGCTGGACATGGGGTTCTGA
- a CDS encoding menaquinone biosynthesis protein, which yields MTWGFLRGAVEGADRITDVPSACADRLARGEVDAGLVPSIEAARIPGVRIVRGVGIASKERVRSVILASRRPLEQAKTVALDLSSRSSAAMARVLFKDLLGTAPEFHTAAPDLAEMLAHHDAALLLGDPALKADLAGLHVLDLAEGWRRLTGLPFVFAVWAVRPAIPPEPFLWSREYAKTHLDEIVAAAVTRTGLPAGELRAYVDGNLHHDLSADDEKGLREFYRRAHAHGLLPSPDAPPFVGVPLVPLRES from the coding sequence CTGACCTGGGGATTCCTGCGGGGCGCCGTCGAGGGCGCGGACCGGATCACGGACGTCCCGTCGGCCTGCGCGGACCGTCTCGCGCGCGGCGAGGTGGACGCCGGCCTCGTCCCGTCGATCGAGGCCGCGCGCATCCCGGGCGTCCGCATCGTGCGCGGCGTCGGGATCGCGTCGAAGGAGCGCGTCCGGAGCGTCATCCTCGCGAGCCGGCGCCCGCTCGAGCAGGCGAAGACGGTCGCGCTCGACCTCTCGTCGCGCTCCTCGGCGGCGATGGCGCGCGTGCTCTTCAAGGATCTCCTCGGGACGGCGCCCGAGTTCCACACGGCCGCGCCCGACCTCGCCGAGATGCTCGCGCACCACGACGCGGCGCTCCTCCTCGGCGACCCCGCGCTGAAGGCCGACCTTGCGGGTCTCCACGTCCTCGACCTCGCGGAGGGCTGGCGGCGGCTCACGGGCCTGCCGTTCGTCTTCGCGGTCTGGGCGGTGCGGCCCGCGATCCCGCCCGAGCCGTTCCTGTGGTCGCGCGAGTACGCGAAGACCCACCTCGACGAGATCGTCGCGGCTGCCGTGACGCGCACCGGGCTCCCCGCCGGGGAGCTCCGGGCCTACGTCGACGGCAACCTGCACCACGACCTCTCGGCAGACGACGAGAAGGGACTTCGCGAGTTCTACCGCCGCGCGCACGCGCACGGCCTCCTCCCTTCGCCGGACGCGCCGCCGTTCGTGGGCGTGCCGCTCGTCCCGCTGAGGGAGAGCTGA
- a CDS encoding tyrosine-protein phosphatase: MSLLALLCASALALPGGEPAMREVLPGVWNFAVVSPVLSRGAQPTREGFEQLRERGIRTIVDLRWLHGNEKALAGLGLNSYRLRAKQWHPETEDVVRAMKVILTPEYQPVFIHCQAGKDRTGLVVAVYRILVDGWSVEDAIAERKMFGAADFWEDSKTYLRRLESPEARRKLMVAIESAPVPPVVRVP, encoded by the coding sequence ATGTCTCTCCTGGCCCTCCTCTGCGCCTCCGCTCTCGCGCTCCCCGGCGGCGAACCCGCCATGCGCGAGGTGCTTCCGGGCGTGTGGAACTTCGCGGTCGTGTCGCCGGTTCTCTCGCGGGGCGCGCAGCCCACGCGCGAGGGCTTCGAGCAGCTGCGCGAGCGCGGGATCCGGACGATCGTCGACCTCAGGTGGCTGCACGGCAACGAGAAGGCGCTCGCGGGGCTCGGTCTGAATTCCTACCGGCTGCGCGCCAAGCAGTGGCACCCGGAGACCGAGGACGTCGTGCGCGCGATGAAGGTGATCCTCACGCCGGAGTACCAGCCCGTCTTCATCCACTGCCAGGCCGGGAAGGACCGCACGGGCCTCGTCGTCGCCGTCTACCGGATCCTCGTGGACGGGTGGAGCGTGGAGGACGCGATCGCCGAGCGGAAGATGTTCGGCGCCGCGGATTTCTGGGAGGACAGCAAGACGTACTTGAGGCGACTCGAGAGCCCGGAGGCGAGGCGGAAACTCATGGTGGCCATCGAGTCCGCGCCCGTGCCCCCCGTCGTCCGCGTGCCGTAG